Proteins encoded in a region of the Desulfonatronovibrio magnus genome:
- a CDS encoding RCKP-type rubredoxin-like domain-containing protein, translating to MAEFKCEKCGETKEGRCKPKKCPKCGEQGCMEKIEKTDKK from the coding sequence ATGGCTGAATTTAAATGCGAAAAGTGCGGCGAAACAAAAGAGGGAAGATGCAAACCCAAAAAATGCCCCAAGTGCGGTGAGCAGGGTTGTATGGAAAAAATTGAAAAAACAGACAAAAAGTAG
- a CDS encoding nitrilase-related carbon-nitrogen hydrolase, with protein sequence MKTVCVGVCQTPVLGEIKEINPWLDRIAAEDTKSLWVFPELFLGGFDYDHKEKWADQCLEIKDIMEKFARDTGHILAGSLWCRKADKYYNTFYLFSPDGGTMELYSKLHLFLPGRENEYFTAGNKSPELFQWHDIKMGFAICHDLRYPELFLIQHAFEPDIFVLNAQWPLARIEHWLTLIKARAIENQCYILACNGMGNSALGKLAGHSCLITSWGKTEFILNEEPGMQKAILDEEVIKNDRQMFDSRQSPFFDLKFRHLDI encoded by the coding sequence ATGAAAACAGTTTGCGTTGGAGTTTGCCAGACCCCAGTACTTGGAGAAATCAAGGAAATTAATCCCTGGTTAGACAGGATTGCGGCTGAGGATACCAAAAGCCTGTGGGTTTTTCCTGAGCTTTTTCTTGGAGGATTTGATTACGACCATAAGGAAAAGTGGGCTGATCAATGTCTTGAAATCAAGGATATCATGGAAAAATTTGCCAGAGACACTGGTCATATTCTTGCCGGAAGCCTGTGGTGCCGTAAGGCGGATAAATACTACAACACATTTTACCTTTTCTCACCTGATGGCGGAACAATGGAGCTTTACAGCAAGCTGCACCTTTTTCTCCCTGGCAGGGAAAATGAGTATTTTACAGCTGGCAATAAGTCCCCTGAGTTATTTCAATGGCATGACATTAAAATGGGTTTTGCCATCTGCCATGACCTGCGCTATCCTGAACTTTTTCTGATCCAGCATGCCTTTGAACCGGACATTTTCGTGCTCAATGCCCAATGGCCCCTGGCTCGCATTGAGCACTGGCTGACCCTGATCAAGGCCAGAGCCATTGAAAATCAGTGCTACATCCTGGCCTGCAATGGCATGGGCAACTCAGCCCTGGGCAAATTGGCCGGACATTCCTGCCTTATTACTTCCTGGGGTAAAACAGAATTTATTCTTAATGAGGAACCTGGCATGCAAAAGGCAATACTGGATGAAGAAGTAATCAAAAATGACAGGCAAATGTTTGACAGTCG